One window from the genome of Rariglobus hedericola encodes:
- the hemC gene encoding hydroxymethylbilane synthase, with amino-acid sequence MSAPLTKLRLATRKSPLALAQSEQVAAHLRATLGVEVELLKIVTTGDQRIEWSLEKQGGKGLFTKELEDALLRGDADLAVHSCKDLPGEMPAGLSVAGYLPREDPRDMLVVREGLESPATIATSSPRRRLQLAMLFPDAQFTEIRGNVDTRLRKIGQDHVADATVLACAGLRRLGIGGWQGVEFHALGFEHMVPAVGQAAIAIQTRAADAARFAAVLDKRTSRFVTLERAFQAALGGGCQTAFAAHATSDTLWFYHHEIGLRSLPLSDAEIDAPVETARTLLTHFGFKL; translated from the coding sequence ATGTCTGCACCCTTAACGAAACTCCGACTGGCCACTCGAAAAAGCCCGCTTGCCCTCGCGCAATCGGAGCAGGTCGCCGCGCACCTGCGCGCCACGCTGGGCGTCGAAGTTGAGTTGTTGAAAATCGTCACCACCGGCGACCAGCGCATCGAATGGTCCCTCGAAAAACAGGGCGGAAAAGGTCTTTTCACCAAGGAGCTCGAAGACGCGCTTTTGCGTGGAGACGCTGATCTCGCGGTCCATAGCTGCAAGGATCTCCCCGGCGAAATGCCCGCCGGCTTGTCCGTTGCCGGCTACCTGCCGCGTGAAGACCCGCGCGACATGCTGGTCGTCCGCGAAGGCCTCGAGTCGCCCGCGACCATCGCCACCAGCAGTCCGCGCCGCCGCCTGCAGCTCGCGATGCTGTTTCCCGATGCGCAGTTCACGGAGATCCGTGGTAACGTGGACACCCGTCTCCGCAAGATCGGCCAGGACCATGTCGCCGACGCGACCGTGCTCGCGTGCGCGGGTCTGCGCCGTCTCGGCATCGGTGGCTGGCAAGGCGTTGAGTTTCACGCGCTCGGTTTCGAGCACATGGTTCCCGCCGTCGGCCAGGCAGCGATCGCGATCCAGACGCGGGCGGCTGATGCGGCTCGTTTCGCCGCGGTGCTCGATAAACGCACCTCGCGTTTCGTTACGCTGGAACGCGCATTTCAAGCCGCGCTCGGTGGCGGTTGCCAGACGGCCTTCGCCGCGCATGCCACGTCTGACACACTCTGGTTTTACCACCACGAAATCGGCCTCCGCAGCCTCCCGCTGAGCGACGCGGAAATCGACGCTCCGGTCGAAACCGCCCGCACGCTGCTCACTCACTTCGGATTCAAACTTTGA
- the cobA gene encoding uroporphyrinogen-III C-methyltransferase codes for MSTGIVHLVGAGPGDLGLVTFRAKELISQADVLVYDYLVHPELVKWCRPECEIVYVGKKAGFHSVPQEEIETLLVTHAKAGKKVVRLKGGDPYIFGRGGEEARTLAKDGIPFEVVPGVTAAIAAGAYAGIPLTYRNLSTALVLLTGHEDPTKKETQVDWRSYGALKNTTLAIYMGMGNLEFILAELQAGGLSSKTPAAVVQWASLGRQRSVTGTVSTLAELVKTSALAAPAIIFVGEVVRDHEAIDWFEHLPLFGRRVAITRTRDQNSELRDKLETLGAEVLELPLITISKDTDRLGFVEILAELGTYDWIVFTSANGVRFFFEDFLKGFKDIRSLGMLRFACVGKATAREIEKYHIKVECMPETATGSSLADALIATGSLDSAKVIVVTGNLNRDTLVRKLEAGGAIVDSLLLYKTEKTDLTLDPVADDFREKGADAILFASSSAVLSFAEQSAALALSDKATLPLAGSIGPQTTETMKKVAMEIGFEAKKPSLDSLIEALIKNLKAR; via the coding sequence ATGTCTACAGGCATCGTTCATCTCGTTGGCGCCGGTCCCGGCGATCTTGGCCTCGTCACCTTCCGCGCAAAGGAACTCATCTCGCAGGCCGACGTCCTCGTTTACGATTACCTCGTTCACCCCGAGCTGGTGAAATGGTGCCGCCCCGAATGCGAAATTGTCTACGTCGGTAAAAAAGCCGGTTTCCATTCCGTGCCGCAGGAAGAAATCGAGACGCTCCTCGTCACCCACGCGAAGGCAGGCAAGAAGGTCGTGCGACTCAAAGGCGGCGATCCCTACATCTTCGGACGCGGTGGCGAAGAAGCCCGCACGCTCGCCAAGGATGGCATTCCGTTTGAAGTCGTGCCCGGCGTTACTGCGGCCATCGCAGCAGGCGCCTACGCGGGCATTCCGCTCACTTATCGCAATCTTAGCACCGCGCTCGTGCTGCTCACCGGGCATGAAGATCCGACGAAGAAGGAAACCCAGGTTGATTGGCGTAGCTACGGTGCGCTGAAAAACACCACGCTCGCGATCTACATGGGCATGGGGAACCTCGAGTTCATCTTGGCCGAACTGCAGGCCGGCGGACTTTCCTCCAAAACGCCCGCCGCCGTCGTGCAATGGGCTTCGCTCGGCCGCCAGCGCAGCGTGACCGGCACGGTTTCCACTCTGGCCGAACTCGTGAAAACTTCGGCGCTCGCCGCGCCCGCCATCATTTTTGTGGGTGAAGTGGTGCGCGACCACGAGGCGATCGACTGGTTTGAACACCTGCCTCTCTTCGGCCGCCGCGTGGCGATCACGCGAACGCGCGACCAGAACAGTGAACTGCGCGACAAACTTGAAACCCTTGGCGCCGAGGTGCTCGAACTGCCGCTCATCACGATCAGCAAGGATACGGATCGGCTCGGTTTTGTGGAGATCCTTGCCGAACTCGGCACCTACGACTGGATCGTCTTCACGAGCGCGAACGGCGTGCGGTTCTTCTTCGAGGATTTCCTGAAGGGCTTTAAAGACATCCGCTCGCTCGGTATGTTGCGCTTCGCCTGCGTGGGCAAAGCGACCGCGCGCGAGATCGAGAAATATCACATAAAAGTCGAGTGCATGCCCGAGACCGCGACGGGTTCATCGCTGGCCGATGCGCTCATCGCCACCGGCAGCCTCGACAGCGCCAAGGTCATCGTCGTCACGGGCAACCTCAACCGCGACACGCTAGTTCGCAAACTCGAGGCCGGTGGCGCGATTGTGGACAGCCTGCTCCTCTACAAAACGGAGAAGACCGATCTCACCCTGGATCCCGTGGCGGATGACTTCCGCGAGAAGGGAGCGGATGCGATCCTCTTTGCCAGCTCGTCGGCCGTGTTGTCATTTGCCGAACAATCCGCGGCGTTGGCTTTGTCGGACAAGGCCACACTTCCGCTCGCTGGCAGCATCGGACCGCAGACCACCGAGACGATGAAGAAAGTAGCCATGGAGATCGGCTTCGAGGCGAAGAAGCCCAGCCTCGACTCGCTTATAGAAGCTCTGATTAAAAATCTTAAAGCCCGTTGA
- a CDS encoding Lrp/AsnC family transcriptional regulator, translating to MNPVLKLLLEGGRLTTAQMAQVASITVAEVEQHLEQLKKDKIFLGWRPVLDLSRDAAAGAAVRAVIEVKLTPERGGGFNNLAQRLAKFDEVESCYLMSGGFDLLVFVNAPTLQKAASFVSEKLSTLGGVLSTSTHFLLRSYKEGGFLLAGSEGSSDRLNVSP from the coding sequence ATGAACCCTGTTCTCAAGCTGTTGCTCGAAGGTGGACGACTCACGACTGCGCAAATGGCGCAAGTGGCGAGCATCACTGTCGCCGAAGTCGAACAGCACCTGGAGCAGCTGAAAAAAGATAAAATCTTCCTCGGCTGGCGTCCGGTGCTCGATCTCTCGCGTGATGCGGCAGCGGGTGCAGCCGTGCGCGCCGTGATCGAGGTCAAGCTCACGCCCGAGCGCGGCGGCGGCTTTAACAACCTTGCGCAACGCCTCGCCAAGTTCGACGAGGTCGAGTCCTGTTACCTCATGTCAGGCGGTTTCGACCTGCTGGTCTTCGTCAATGCACCGACGCTTCAGAAGGCCGCGTCCTTCGTGTCGGAAAAACTTTCAACCCTCGGCGGCGTGCTTTCGACGAGCACCCACTTCCTGCTGCGTTCTTACAAGGAAGGCGGCTTCCTGCTCGCGGGTAGCGAAGGCTCCAGCGATCGCCTCAACGTCAGCCCTTGA
- a CDS encoding methylated-DNA--[protein]-cysteine S-methyltransferase encodes MKPTAPTFHTTTFPTPCGPFSVAVDDTGAVVATAFGDLHRLSERLKPTCNLISDKLSLTIPVKKEVDAYFSGKLHTFTVPLAAQGTEFQHKVWSALVAIPYGETRSYGGLAADLGNPTASRAVGSANGANPICLLVPCHRVIGADGSLTGFAFGEDIKRQLLALEGALPPQLIN; translated from the coding sequence ATGAAGCCGACCGCCCCCACGTTCCACACGACGACCTTCCCAACTCCCTGCGGCCCCTTTTCCGTTGCTGTCGACGACACCGGCGCCGTCGTCGCCACCGCCTTCGGCGACCTCCACCGCCTGAGCGAACGCCTCAAGCCCACTTGTAACTTAATAAGTGACAAACTTTCCTTAACCATTCCGGTAAAAAAGGAAGTGGATGCCTATTTTTCAGGTAAACTGCACACGTTCACCGTGCCGCTTGCTGCGCAAGGCACGGAGTTTCAGCACAAAGTTTGGTCCGCCCTCGTCGCGATTCCTTACGGCGAAACCCGTAGCTACGGTGGCCTCGCCGCGGATCTCGGTAATCCCACCGCTTCGCGCGCGGTGGGCAGTGCCAACGGCGCCAACCCCATTTGCCTCCTCGTCCCGTGCCACCGCGTCATCGGTGCCGATGGTTCGCTCACCGGCTTCGCCTTCGGCGAGGACATCAAGCGCCAGCTGCTCGCCCTCGAGGGCGCGTTGCCACCTCAGTTGATCAATTGA
- the ffh gene encoding signal recognition particle protein yields MFESLTDKLSSALRNLRGVGKLTEENMADALKEVRTALLSADVHFKVAREFIERVQTACVGQEVLKGVAPGQQIVKIINDELVRLLGEGTNELSSARPLKVLMVGLHGSGKTTSTAKLGKLLKKRGYRPFVVGCDVYRPAAIDQLEILAKQEELGFYSDRVSKDVPAIGAAGLAAAHAANADAIFFDTAGRLQIDSDLIEEVKKLRERIKPDEILLVADGALGQEAVNVAKAFHDALGLTGLILTKLDGDARGGAALSIKSITGVPIKFVGTGEKTADFDTFYPDRLASRILGMGDVVSLVERAQENIDQKEAEKMAEKMRKADFNLEDFLAQMQQIKKLGSMQSIMGMMPGMSGMQIPDDAEDQMGRTEAIIKSMTIQERRKPDILNGNRRLRIANGAGVKVLEVNQLLKQFQQMQKMMKMLKGGGAKKMMRQMEAMKGKGGFPGM; encoded by the coding sequence ATGTTCGAATCCCTCACCGACAAACTCTCCTCCGCCCTCCGCAACCTCCGCGGCGTCGGCAAGCTCACCGAAGAAAACATGGCCGACGCCCTCAAAGAGGTGCGCACCGCCCTACTCTCGGCCGACGTCCACTTCAAGGTTGCCCGCGAATTCATCGAACGCGTCCAGACCGCCTGCGTCGGCCAGGAGGTCCTCAAGGGCGTCGCCCCCGGCCAGCAGATCGTCAAAATCATCAACGACGAACTCGTGCGCCTCCTCGGCGAGGGCACCAATGAACTCTCCTCCGCCCGCCCGCTCAAGGTCCTGATGGTCGGCCTCCACGGCTCCGGCAAAACCACTTCGACCGCCAAGCTCGGCAAGCTGCTCAAAAAACGCGGCTACCGTCCGTTTGTCGTCGGCTGCGACGTCTATCGCCCCGCCGCCATCGACCAGCTCGAAATCCTCGCGAAACAGGAAGAGCTCGGCTTCTACAGCGACCGCGTCTCCAAAGATGTCCCCGCCATCGGCGCCGCCGGTCTGGCCGCCGCACACGCGGCCAACGCCGACGCCATTTTCTTCGACACCGCCGGCCGTCTCCAAATCGACTCCGACCTCATCGAGGAGGTCAAAAAACTCCGCGAACGCATCAAGCCCGACGAGATCCTCCTCGTGGCCGATGGCGCGCTCGGTCAGGAAGCCGTCAACGTCGCCAAGGCTTTCCACGACGCCCTCGGACTCACCGGCTTGATCCTGACGAAGCTCGACGGCGACGCCCGCGGCGGTGCCGCGCTCTCGATCAAGTCGATCACCGGCGTGCCCATCAAATTTGTCGGCACCGGCGAAAAGACCGCCGACTTCGACACGTTTTATCCCGACCGTCTTGCCTCGCGCATTCTCGGCATGGGCGACGTCGTTTCCCTCGTCGAACGCGCGCAGGAAAACATCGACCAGAAAGAGGCCGAGAAGATGGCCGAGAAGATGCGCAAGGCCGACTTCAACCTCGAAGACTTCCTCGCGCAGATGCAGCAGATCAAAAAGCTCGGCTCCATGCAGAGCATCATGGGCATGATGCCCGGCATGAGCGGCATGCAGATCCCTGATGATGCCGAAGATCAAATGGGCCGCACCGAAGCCATCATCAAATCGATGACTATCCAGGAGCGCCGCAAGCCCGACATCCTCAACGGTAACCGCCGTCTACGTATCGCCAACGGCGCCGGCGTGAAGGTCCTCGAGGTCAACCAGCTCCTGAAGCAATTCCAGCAGATGCAGAAAATGATGAAGATGCTGAAGGGCGGCGGCGCGAAAAAGATGATGCGCCAGATGGAAGCCATGAAGGGCAAAGGCGGTTTCCCCGGCATGTGA
- a CDS encoding DNA-3-methyladenine glycosylase 2 family protein codes for MNPAQLYERVLASDASYNGRFFFGVTTTGIYCLPSCSARKPKPENTRFFPTAEAARAAGLRPCKKCHPDDFARGADPVLKSIEQLVAEIRQDPAAFRDARAIVKRSGFGPTRLFELFRQHYHATPADVLLRARFATAKHQLLAADASLTDIAFAAGFESLSVFQEHFRAFNGLTPSAYRDLRTACRFDLTLPTGYPLAYLKRALARDTQSLTERLDGDTYTTVVRLGKNQTPSLLRLHLSPDLIGVESADHAPEAHALVIALLGLDQDAAAFARLARKLGLARLIAGRTELRITQTPSVFDGLLWSIIGQQINLPFAFQLRRRLIELTSQPFAENLYAPPTPAAIAALTYDDLKPLQFSRSKAAYVIDTARLVASGQLNLEALRTMSATRAERTLLAIRGLGPWSVNYLMMRALGFADCVPLGDTGVTSGLHALLKLQTRPDIEATKRLMSVFSPHRSLATAHLWQFNQPAP; via the coding sequence ATGAATCCGGCCCAACTCTACGAACGCGTCCTTGCGAGCGACGCGTCGTATAACGGCCGGTTCTTCTTCGGTGTCACGACCACCGGCATCTACTGCCTGCCGTCCTGCTCCGCCCGCAAACCGAAGCCCGAGAACACGCGCTTCTTTCCGACCGCCGAAGCTGCCCGCGCGGCCGGCCTGCGCCCGTGCAAAAAATGTCATCCCGACGACTTCGCACGCGGTGCCGATCCCGTCCTCAAAAGCATCGAGCAACTCGTCGCTGAAATCCGCCAGGATCCCGCCGCCTTCCGTGATGCCCGCGCCATCGTGAAACGCTCCGGCTTCGGCCCCACGCGTTTGTTCGAGCTTTTCCGACAACATTACCACGCCACGCCCGCCGACGTGTTGCTCCGAGCCCGCTTCGCCACCGCCAAACACCAACTCCTAGCGGCCGACGCTTCGCTGACCGACATCGCCTTCGCCGCCGGCTTCGAATCACTCTCCGTCTTCCAAGAGCACTTCCGCGCCTTCAACGGCCTCACGCCGTCCGCGTATCGCGACCTCCGCACCGCTTGCCGTTTCGATCTCACGCTTCCCACCGGCTATCCTCTTGCCTACCTGAAGCGCGCCCTCGCCCGAGACACGCAAAGTCTCACCGAGCGCCTCGATGGCGATACCTACACAACGGTTGTCCGTCTTGGCAAAAACCAGACGCCTTCCCTGCTCCGCCTACACCTATCGCCTGACTTGATCGGCGTTGAATCCGCCGATCACGCACCCGAAGCCCATGCCCTTGTCATCGCATTGCTCGGGCTCGACCAGGACGCCGCCGCCTTCGCCCGACTCGCCCGCAAACTCGGGCTAGCCCGTCTCATCGCCGGCCGCACCGAACTGCGCATCACGCAAACTCCATCCGTCTTCGACGGACTCCTCTGGTCGATCATCGGCCAGCAAATCAACCTCCCCTTCGCGTTCCAACTCCGCCGCCGCCTTATCGAACTTACCAGCCAGCCTTTCGCCGAAAATCTCTACGCTCCGCCCACGCCCGCCGCCATCGCCGCGCTCACTTACGACGACCTCAAACCTCTCCAGTTTTCCCGCTCCAAAGCCGCCTACGTCATCGACACCGCACGCCTCGTCGCGAGCGGACAACTCAACCTCGAAGCCCTGCGCACGATGAGCGCCACCCGCGCCGAGCGCACGTTGCTCGCCATCCGCGGACTCGGCCCGTGGTCCGTCAATTATCTCATGATGCGCGCCCTCGGTTTCGCCGACTGCGTTCCTCTCGGCGACACCGGCGTGACCAGCGGGCTCCACGCACTCCTCAAACTGCAAACTCGCCCCGACATCGAAGCCACCAAGCGCCTCATGTCCGTGTTTTCCCCGCACCGCAGTCTCGCCACTGCGCACCTCTGGCAGTTCAACCAACCCGCCCCATGA
- a CDS encoding pyridoxal phosphate-dependent aminotransferase, which translates to MSTTSNRWVAGHVAALPRSGIRDFFELVAKMKGQDVISLGVGEPDFVTPWHVRKAAITALEEGKTYYTSNLGMPELRRAVATYVTEHFGVNYRPEDQIIITVGVSEALDLAFRAFCNPGDKVMYHQPCYVSYHPSISLVHAEGVAVPTYAKDNFALTAEALRAAWVPGCKILMLNLPCNPTGGTCDRTQLEAIAAFCREKDLLVLSDEIYSELTFDGTHTSIASLPGMQDRTIFLHGFSKAFAMTGWRIGYACGPEVLIDAMMKVHQYSMMCASIIAQEAALEALNNGWDDVCEMRDQYHRRRDLIVRRFNEIGLTCHSPRGSFYAFPSTQGIGMTEKEFAIGLLKEQKVAVIPGTAFGVNGTGHVRACFATGYEQLVIACDRMEKFVQGAKK; encoded by the coding sequence ATGAGCACTACCAGCAACCGCTGGGTGGCGGGCCATGTGGCGGCGCTACCGAGGAGCGGCATTCGTGATTTCTTTGAGCTCGTGGCCAAGATGAAGGGCCAGGACGTGATTTCGCTCGGCGTGGGCGAACCTGATTTTGTGACGCCGTGGCATGTGCGCAAAGCCGCCATCACTGCGCTCGAAGAGGGCAAAACCTACTACACGTCCAACCTCGGCATGCCCGAGTTGCGTCGCGCGGTCGCGACCTACGTGACCGAACACTTCGGCGTAAACTACCGTCCTGAGGACCAGATCATCATCACGGTCGGCGTCTCCGAGGCGCTCGATCTGGCGTTCCGCGCCTTCTGCAATCCGGGCGACAAGGTCATGTATCACCAGCCGTGCTACGTGTCCTATCATCCGAGTATTTCCCTGGTGCACGCCGAGGGCGTCGCGGTGCCGACCTATGCCAAGGATAACTTTGCGCTGACCGCCGAGGCCCTGCGCGCCGCGTGGGTGCCGGGCTGCAAGATTCTCATGCTCAACCTCCCGTGTAATCCCACGGGTGGCACCTGTGATCGCACGCAACTTGAGGCCATCGCCGCATTCTGCCGCGAGAAGGACCTGCTGGTGTTGAGCGACGAAATCTACTCCGAGCTTACCTTCGATGGCACGCACACCAGCATTGCCAGTCTGCCAGGCATGCAGGATCGCACGATTTTCCTCCACGGTTTCTCGAAGGCCTTCGCGATGACCGGCTGGCGCATCGGCTACGCTTGCGGCCCCGAGGTGCTCATCGACGCGATGATGAAGGTGCACCAATATTCCATGATGTGCGCCTCGATCATCGCACAGGAAGCCGCGCTTGAAGCCCTCAATAACGGTTGGGACGATGTCTGCGAAATGCGTGATCAGTATCACCGTCGTCGCGACTTGATTGTCCGCCGCTTCAACGAGATCGGCCTCACTTGTCACTCGCCGCGCGGCAGTTTTTACGCGTTTCCCAGCACCCAGGGTATTGGCATGACCGAGAAGGAGTTCGCGATTGGCCTGCTCAAGGAGCAGAAGGTCGCGGTCATCCCGGGAACGGCGTTTGGCGTCAATGGCACCGGCCACGTCCGCGCGTGTTTCGCCACCGGTTACGAGCAACTCGTGATCGCCTGCGACCGCATGGAGAAGTTTGTTCAGGGAGCGAAAAAATAA
- a CDS encoding phosphoribosylanthranilate isomerase, with protein MIGNTYLKVCGQTRLEDAQVAADLGADYLGFILYPKSPRYLSLERYKEIAPTLPAGPRRVAVMVEPSLEALGEAIAAGFDLFQIHFSHTTSLETVRAWSGSVGAHRLWLAPKLPPGEDVPADWLPLAATFLLDTFHAGGFGGSGKTGDWGKFARHQQTYPQHTWILAGGLNPDNLTDAITASGARTVDVNSGVETSPGVKDHTKLKQLGDVLAKIG; from the coding sequence ATGATTGGTAATACCTACCTCAAGGTTTGCGGGCAGACTCGTCTCGAAGATGCGCAGGTGGCCGCTGATCTGGGGGCGGACTACTTGGGATTCATTCTTTATCCGAAATCACCACGCTACCTTTCGCTGGAGCGTTACAAGGAAATCGCGCCTACGCTGCCGGCGGGACCGCGGCGGGTGGCGGTGATGGTCGAGCCTTCACTTGAGGCGCTGGGCGAGGCGATAGCGGCCGGCTTCGATTTGTTTCAGATTCATTTTTCGCACACGACCTCATTGGAGACGGTGCGCGCCTGGTCGGGTTCGGTCGGAGCGCATCGTCTCTGGCTCGCTCCCAAGTTGCCGCCAGGTGAGGACGTGCCGGCGGATTGGCTGCCGCTCGCGGCTACGTTTTTATTGGATACATTTCATGCCGGCGGTTTTGGCGGCTCGGGTAAAACCGGCGATTGGGGAAAGTTTGCCCGTCATCAGCAGACCTATCCGCAGCACACATGGATACTCGCGGGCGGTCTTAATCCCGACAATCTGACGGATGCGATCACGGCGAGCGGTGCGCGCACAGTTGATGTGAACAGCGGCGTGGAAACGTCGCCGGGTGTGAAAGATCACACCAAGCTGAAGCAGTTGGGCGACGTGCTGGCTAAAATCGGCTGA
- the ilvN gene encoding acetolactate synthase small subunit — MRHTISVLVENKFGVLARVAGMFSGRGFNIETLNVAPTHDASLSRITAVLISDDSALDLCIKQLRKLVNVVDVVDFTEGQAVSRELVLIKVKADSKTRSEIMQISDIFRTKIVNVAHDSLIIEMTGDDAKVSAFLKLVEPFGILELARTGALAQTR; from the coding sequence AACAAGTTCGGCGTTTTAGCCCGCGTGGCCGGCATGTTTTCCGGTCGCGGCTTCAACATCGAGACCCTCAACGTCGCTCCTACGCATGACGCGTCGCTGTCCCGGATCACCGCTGTGCTCATCAGCGACGACTCCGCGCTCGACCTCTGCATCAAGCAGCTCCGCAAGCTGGTCAACGTCGTCGATGTCGTTGACTTCACCGAGGGCCAGGCCGTCTCCCGCGAGCTCGTGCTGATCAAAGTCAAGGCCGACTCCAAGACGCGCTCCGAGATCATGCAGATCAGCGACATCTTCCGCACGAAGATCGTCAACGTCGCCCACGATTCGCTCATCATCGAGATGACCGGCGACGACGCCAAGGTCTCCGCCTTCCTCAAGCTCGTCGAACCGTTCGGCATTCTTGAACTCGCCCGCACCGGCGCACTCGCGCAGACGCGGTGA
- a CDS encoding DegT/DnrJ/EryC1/StrS family aminotransferase, translated as MKVPFLDLSIQHQALREQALAALASTYDGTRFCLGKDVETFEENFSKTLGYTRTLGLNSGTSPLHLAAVIAGWGPGDEVIVPAFTFISSAWGVSYVGATPKFVDIDAKTFNLDPAAVEAAITPKTKGIVIVHLFGQPAPMDALLAIAKKHNLFVVEDCAQAVEAKYKGTPVGILGDVGTFSFYPTKNLGGCGEGGALVSKNDAHFDQAKLLRVHGMGRRYYHDQVGFNFRMDGFQGALLNVKLPHLATWTARRQAIAAKYIAGIKLADVILPATVDYGASVYHQFTIRHPRRDALREHLTKHEIGTDLIYPVPLHRQTCYAGLGYAEGSIPVAEKAAATCVSLPIFPELTDAQVDHVIASVNSF; from the coding sequence ATGAAAGTCCCGTTTCTCGATCTTTCGATTCAGCATCAAGCCTTGCGCGAACAGGCGCTCGCCGCGCTCGCGTCCACTTACGACGGCACGCGCTTTTGCCTCGGCAAGGACGTCGAAACCTTTGAGGAGAACTTTTCCAAGACGCTCGGCTACACTCGCACGCTCGGCCTGAACAGCGGCACGTCGCCGTTGCACCTCGCGGCGGTCATCGCGGGCTGGGGCCCTGGCGACGAGGTGATCGTGCCGGCATTCACCTTCATCTCGTCGGCGTGGGGCGTGAGCTATGTCGGCGCTACGCCCAAGTTCGTCGATATTGACGCGAAGACCTTCAACCTGGATCCGGCGGCGGTCGAAGCTGCCATCACGCCCAAAACGAAGGGCATCGTGATCGTGCATCTCTTCGGGCAGCCCGCGCCGATGGATGCGCTACTCGCCATCGCCAAGAAGCACAACCTGTTCGTCGTCGAGGACTGCGCGCAGGCGGTCGAAGCCAAATATAAAGGCACGCCGGTGGGTATCCTGGGTGATGTCGGCACGTTCAGCTTTTATCCGACCAAGAATCTCGGCGGCTGCGGCGAGGGCGGTGCGCTGGTCTCGAAGAACGATGCGCATTTCGACCAGGCCAAACTCCTGCGCGTGCACGGCATGGGCCGTCGTTATTATCACGACCAGGTGGGTTTTAATTTCCGCATGGACGGCTTCCAAGGCGCGTTGCTCAACGTGAAGCTGCCTCACCTCGCGACGTGGACTGCACGTCGTCAGGCCATCGCTGCGAAATACATCGCGGGCATCAAGCTCGCCGACGTGATCCTGCCGGCGACGGTCGATTACGGCGCGAGCGTGTATCACCAGTTCACGATCCGTCATCCGCGCCGCGATGCGTTGCGCGAGCATCTCACTAAGCACGAGATCGGCACTGACTTGATCTATCCCGTGCCGCTGCATCGCCAGACGTGTTATGCGGGCCTGGGCTACGCGGAAGGTTCGATCCCGGTTGCGGAGAAGGCGGCGGCGACTTGCGTGAGCCTGCCGATCTTCCCCGAGCTCACCGACGCGCAGGTCGATCACGTGATCGCCTCGGTGAATTCATTCTGA
- the ilvC gene encoding ketol-acid reductoisomerase: MPAKVYTDKDADLGLFKNKTIAVLGYGSQGHAHALNLKDSGVKVIIGLYEGSKSKPVAEKHGFTVVSTAEAVKQADVILVGLPDMKQADVYLSDIAPNLTKGKTLVFSHGLAVHFGLIKVPADIDVILVAPKGPGHMVRRLYVEGKGMPALIGVFQDKSKKAKKNALAWAKGIGSTRAGVLETSFKEETETDLFGEQAVLCGGASALVQAGFETLVEAGYQPEMAYFECLHELKLICDLMYEKGISGMRFSISETAKYGDITRGPRVINANTKKEMKKILTEIQSGKFVKQWVAEYKGGLKNYNKLLKAGEKHQIEKTGERLRNLMPWMPKRNISGVAGSYVS; the protein is encoded by the coding sequence ATGCCCGCTAAAGTATACACCGACAAAGATGCCGATCTCGGCCTCTTCAAGAACAAGACCATCGCTGTGCTCGGCTACGGCTCCCAAGGCCACGCGCACGCCCTCAACCTGAAGGACTCCGGCGTCAAGGTCATCATCGGCCTTTACGAGGGCTCCAAGTCCAAGCCCGTCGCTGAAAAGCACGGCTTCACCGTCGTCTCCACCGCCGAAGCCGTGAAGCAGGCCGATGTCATCCTCGTCGGTCTCCCCGACATGAAGCAGGCCGACGTCTATCTTTCCGACATCGCCCCCAATCTCACCAAGGGCAAGACCCTCGTCTTCTCCCACGGCCTCGCCGTCCACTTCGGCCTGATCAAGGTCCCCGCCGACATCGACGTCATCCTCGTCGCCCCCAAGGGCCCCGGCCACATGGTCCGCCGCCTCTACGTTGAAGGCAAAGGTATGCCCGCCCTCATCGGCGTGTTCCAGGACAAGTCCAAGAAGGCCAAGAAGAACGCACTCGCCTGGGCCAAGGGCATCGGCAGCACCCGCGCCGGCGTCCTCGAGACCTCCTTCAAGGAAGAGACCGAGACCGACCTCTTCGGCGAACAGGCCGTCCTCTGCGGTGGCGCTTCCGCCCTCGTTCAAGCCGGTTTCGAGACCCTCGTCGAGGCTGGCTACCAGCCCGAGATGGCCTACTTCGAGTGCTTGCACGAGCTGAAGCTCATCTGCGACCTCATGTATGAAAAGGGCATCTCCGGCATGCGCTTCTCCATCTCCGAGACCGCCAAGTATGGCGACATCACCCGTGGCCCCCGCGTGATCAACGCGAACACGAAGAAAGAAATGAAGAAGATCCTCACCGAGATCCAGAGCGGCAAGTTCGTCAAGCAGTGGGTCGCCGAATACAAGGGCGGTCTGAAGAACTACAACAAGCTCCTCAAGGCCGGTGAAAAGCACCAGATCGAGAAGACCGGCGAGCGTCTCCGCAATCTGATGCCTTGGATGCCCAAGCGTAACATCAGCGGCGTGGCCGGCTCTTACGTTTCGTAA